Proteins encoded within one genomic window of Alcanivorax sp. REN37:
- a CDS encoding YeaC family protein gives MDSPSFSSFEALVDSMSREVWENMRRAVELGKWPDGRVLSVEQRALSLQAVLAWEARNQVPERERTGHVPRPDCESDHIHSLEQILTLRPAKGDDDHA, from the coding sequence ATGGACTCACCTTCTTTTTCCAGTTTTGAAGCGCTGGTCGACAGCATGAGCCGCGAGGTGTGGGAGAACATGCGCCGCGCGGTGGAGCTGGGCAAATGGCCGGATGGCCGGGTGCTCAGCGTCGAGCAACGGGCGCTCAGCCTGCAGGCGGTGCTGGCCTGGGAGGCCCGCAACCAAGTGCCGGAGCGAGAGCGAACCGGCCACGTGCCGCGCCCGGACTGCGAGTCCGACCACATCCATTCGCTGGAACAGATTTTGACGCTGCGCCCTGCCAAAGGAGATGACGACCATGCGTGA